A part of Myxococcus landrumus genomic DNA contains:
- a CDS encoding HAMP domain-containing sensor histidine kinase → MTLTRRLWLLGALVPALAMLAALGLAGRFFRYDLERSLDRALLAQGAVESVSLFDGPGQRAHLHMAVSPLLEQVRPFAPRGYLYGPDGTLVVRYPQGLAEEPVRETRFIPGEPGGEPLLVTRVTPEGERWREVRVDVRSPHGENYALRLSASLGQVDGSVGTYYRMAFSVASVLGLALLALQTQQARKLARRLAAITRHLGQLREGDFSRAPVADGERDEIGQLRAVLAEATERLRGARAAQERLIAGAAHELRTPLTLMRTSMDLALRRERTHEELRGSLVDARREVDRLAALAGNLLDLAVAGRGAWDKKRGDLSLVVAQAVEGARAEAERRGLLIRLEAPGPAEASFDSGGLRQAVDNLLSNALKFSPEGGEIHVRLAREGGRYQVRVADAGPGIPGVEREAVFEPFHRVPGTALAPGTGLGLAIVREVAEQHGGRAYVAREPRESGTELVIEVPGALDPERSG, encoded by the coding sequence GTGACGTTGACCCGGCGGCTGTGGCTGCTGGGCGCGCTGGTCCCCGCGCTGGCGATGCTGGCCGCGCTGGGGCTCGCGGGGCGGTTCTTCCGCTACGACCTGGAGCGCTCGTTGGACCGGGCGCTGCTCGCGCAGGGGGCGGTGGAGAGCGTGAGCCTCTTCGATGGTCCAGGGCAGCGGGCCCACCTGCACATGGCGGTGTCGCCCTTGCTCGAGCAGGTGCGGCCCTTCGCTCCGCGCGGCTATCTGTATGGGCCAGATGGGACGCTGGTGGTCCGCTATCCCCAGGGGCTCGCCGAGGAGCCGGTGCGGGAGACTCGCTTCATTCCGGGGGAGCCTGGCGGAGAGCCGCTGCTCGTCACGCGGGTGACTCCCGAGGGTGAGCGCTGGCGCGAGGTGCGCGTCGACGTGCGCTCACCCCACGGCGAGAACTACGCGCTGCGGCTGTCGGCATCGCTGGGGCAGGTGGATGGCTCGGTGGGGACGTACTACCGGATGGCCTTCTCCGTGGCCTCGGTGCTGGGGCTGGCCTTGCTGGCCTTGCAGACCCAACAGGCGCGGAAGCTGGCGCGAAGGTTGGCGGCCATCACCCGGCACCTGGGACAGCTTCGCGAGGGGGACTTCTCCCGCGCCCCTGTCGCGGACGGGGAGCGGGATGAGATTGGTCAGCTTCGCGCGGTGCTGGCGGAGGCGACGGAGCGGTTGCGGGGCGCTCGCGCGGCGCAGGAGCGACTCATCGCTGGCGCGGCACATGAGCTGCGCACACCACTCACGTTGATGCGCACCAGCATGGACCTGGCGCTGCGGCGAGAGCGGACGCATGAGGAGCTGCGAGGGAGCCTCGTCGATGCCCGGCGGGAGGTGGACCGGCTGGCGGCGCTCGCGGGCAACCTGCTGGACCTCGCGGTGGCGGGGCGGGGCGCCTGGGACAAGAAGCGCGGAGACCTTTCGCTCGTGGTGGCGCAGGCGGTGGAGGGCGCACGCGCGGAGGCGGAGCGGCGAGGGTTGCTCATCCGCCTGGAGGCTCCGGGGCCCGCCGAAGCGAGCTTTGATTCAGGGGGCCTGCGGCAGGCCGTGGACAACCTCTTGTCCAACGCCCTGAAGTTCTCGCCCGAAGGTGGAGAGATTCACGTGCGGCTGGCGAGGGAGGGCGGGCGCTACCAGGTGCGTGTGGCGGACGCGGGACCGGGCATTCCCGGGGTCGAACGCGAGGCTGTGTTCGAGCCCTTCCATCGCGTGCCAGGCACGGCGCTGGCGCCGGGCACGGGCCTGGGGTTGGCCATCGTTCGAGAGGTGGCCGAGCAACACGGAGGTCGCGCCTATGTCGCGCGAGAGCCTCGGGAGTCGGGGACGGAGCTGGTCATCGAGGTCCCCGGCGCCTTGGACCCGGAGCGTTCAGGGTGA
- a CDS encoding response regulator transcription factor, translating to MRLLLVEDEEKMVALLQRGLGEEGHVVDVCTRGRAALELGTREDYDVIVLDWSLPEVDGVTLLKHWRSAGVRTPVLMLTARGTTPEKVTGLRSGADDYLVKPFDFDELLARLEALARRSESEGGPLRLGRLQLDPRRRVLCQGGREEPLTAREFALFSALAKHPGEAQVRARLLAQAWGQDFEGNGNVLDVYVGYLRAKLERLHATDVAIRSVRGVGYKLTVVEDGAS from the coding sequence GTGAGATTGCTGCTCGTCGAGGACGAGGAAAAGATGGTGGCCCTGCTTCAGCGGGGTTTGGGGGAAGAGGGCCACGTCGTTGATGTCTGCACTCGCGGACGCGCGGCGTTGGAGCTGGGCACTCGGGAGGACTACGACGTCATCGTCCTCGACTGGTCGCTCCCGGAGGTCGACGGCGTCACGCTCTTGAAACACTGGCGGAGCGCGGGAGTCCGCACGCCGGTGTTGATGCTGACCGCGCGAGGCACGACGCCGGAGAAGGTGACCGGGCTGCGCTCGGGCGCGGATGACTATCTCGTGAAGCCCTTCGACTTCGATGAGCTGCTGGCGCGGCTGGAAGCGCTCGCGCGGCGCAGCGAGTCCGAGGGGGGGCCCCTGCGGCTCGGAAGGCTCCAACTGGACCCTCGTCGCAGGGTGCTGTGTCAGGGAGGCCGCGAGGAGCCTCTGACGGCGCGGGAGTTCGCGCTCTTCTCCGCATTGGCGAAGCACCCGGGCGAGGCGCAGGTGCGCGCGCGGTTGCTGGCCCAGGCGTGGGGGCAGGACTTCGAGGGGAACGGCAACGTGCTGGACGTGTACGTGGGCTATCTGCGCGCGAAGCTGGAGCGCTTGCACGCCACGGATGTGGCCATCCGTTCCGTGCGGGGCGTGGGGTACAAGCTGACGGTGGTGGAGGATGGCGCGTCGTGA
- a CDS encoding alpha/beta fold hydrolase yields the protein MPYRRITRHVVAPDGTRVAWHTHLGDLMESAAEGVLRPRGTVLLTNGIGTSENFWRYIVSSLEQDHRVVHWHYRGHGGSEESRSGDYSVATHVGDLERVTEEVMARGDGRPPHQVAFSMGVRVLLELYRRRPDLVPGMTLIAGPPGAPGSGYEGLAEWAMLSTVREVFRVLTPAVPVAAPVVRAVLGSRFAYPLARAVGALRPRAPRDDIDEFLYALRTMSPRAYWYTLRGLAEGHAWDVLPSIKVPTFIIAARDDTLVPLREMIRMRDALPHARWLQVDDAGHAGLLEAGTEISDAVRSFLVNEHPRSSESWSQVESLPSAPA from the coding sequence ATGCCCTATCGTCGCATCACGCGTCATGTCGTCGCCCCGGACGGGACTCGAGTCGCCTGGCACACCCATCTGGGGGACCTGATGGAGTCGGCCGCGGAAGGAGTGCTGAGGCCGCGCGGCACGGTGCTCCTGACCAACGGCATCGGCACGTCGGAGAACTTCTGGCGCTACATCGTCTCCAGCCTGGAGCAGGACCACCGGGTGGTGCACTGGCACTACCGGGGCCACGGCGGCAGCGAGGAGTCCCGGAGCGGTGACTACAGCGTCGCCACCCACGTGGGAGACCTGGAGCGCGTCACGGAGGAAGTGATGGCGCGGGGCGATGGCCGGCCTCCGCATCAAGTGGCGTTCTCCATGGGCGTGCGGGTGTTGCTGGAGCTGTATCGCCGCAGGCCGGACCTGGTGCCGGGGATGACGCTCATCGCGGGCCCGCCAGGCGCGCCCGGCTCGGGCTACGAGGGCCTGGCCGAATGGGCGATGCTGTCCACGGTGCGAGAGGTCTTCCGGGTGCTGACGCCCGCGGTGCCGGTGGCCGCGCCCGTGGTGCGCGCGGTGCTGGGCAGCCGCTTCGCCTATCCGCTGGCGCGCGCGGTGGGGGCGCTGCGTCCTCGCGCGCCCCGTGACGACATCGACGAGTTCCTGTACGCGCTGCGCACGATGAGCCCTCGGGCGTATTGGTACACCCTGCGCGGGTTGGCGGAGGGGCATGCGTGGGACGTGCTGCCGTCCATCAAGGTGCCCACGTTCATCATCGCCGCGCGCGATGACACCCTGGTTCCCTTGCGCGAGATGATTCGCATGCGCGACGCACTGCCCCATGCCCGGTGGCTGCAGGTGGATGACGCGGGGCATGCAGGACTGTTGGAGGCGGGCACGGAGATCTCCGACGCCGTGCGTTCCTTCCTCGTCAACGAGCACCCGCGCTCGAGTGAGAGCTGGTCGCAGGTGGAGTCGCTTCCCTCCGCACCCGCGTGA
- a CDS encoding phytanoyl-CoA dioxygenase family protein: MLREDAKDLDITQVLAHYAEHGYARLGRVLDEPGLESLRERADDLMLGRVVYPGMFFQPDATTGRYEDAPLGLGWQGPSLDYRKLEKLEKDPRFLAWMENPLFERIVHARIPGDVVLYRAILFHKGQAGGSNLPWHQDGGRLWGLTREPELQLWTALDDAPEDGGCLEVIPGSHKRGLVTDLGGVIPPDAVEADDAERRALPLPALAGEVILVHNHLWHRSGRGRPGVRRRAFSACYMSADTRCVRKKKAPRVFTPMFQSPRS; encoded by the coding sequence ATGCTTCGTGAGGACGCGAAGGACCTCGACATCACCCAGGTGCTCGCGCACTACGCTGAACACGGTTATGCCCGCCTGGGCAGAGTCCTGGATGAACCAGGTTTGGAGTCGCTGCGCGAACGCGCGGACGACCTCATGCTCGGCCGGGTGGTCTACCCCGGGATGTTCTTCCAACCGGATGCGACCACCGGCCGCTACGAGGATGCCCCGCTGGGCCTCGGCTGGCAGGGCCCGTCCCTGGACTACCGCAAGCTGGAGAAGCTGGAGAAGGACCCGCGCTTCCTCGCGTGGATGGAGAACCCGCTGTTCGAGCGCATCGTCCACGCGCGCATCCCCGGCGACGTCGTCCTGTATCGGGCCATCCTCTTCCACAAGGGCCAGGCGGGCGGCAGCAACCTGCCCTGGCACCAGGATGGGGGCCGGCTGTGGGGCCTCACCCGCGAGCCGGAGCTCCAGTTGTGGACCGCGCTGGATGACGCCCCCGAGGACGGCGGCTGTCTGGAGGTCATCCCCGGCAGTCACAAGCGAGGACTCGTGACGGACCTGGGGGGCGTCATTCCGCCGGATGCCGTGGAGGCCGACGACGCCGAGCGCCGCGCCCTGCCCCTCCCCGCGCTCGCCGGCGAGGTCATCCTGGTCCACAACCACCTGTGGCACCGCTCCGGCCGAGGCCGCCCCGGCGTCCGTCGCCGCGCCTTCTCCGCTTGCTACATGAGCGCGGACACACGCTGCGTGCGCAAGAAGAAGGCGCCGCGCGTCTTCACGCCCATGTTCCAGTCTCCGCGCTCGTAG
- a CDS encoding ATP-binding protein: MKYLCISANPHHRVAEELRRQGHEVLVRGSAAEADAELVNGRADVLIVEAGALVKDARWLDTLRGRARPWEPLVLGLADAATDEGLAPLLSAGVDDFLVAPFPVEQVRARGVLLERRAALRRRNQNSQAAARGEMERLASIIQTQSDVALAGLDLAGVMRLLCERAQVLCGADGAAVALLNDGFVDYRVATGSLWPYKEFRLSLEGSLTGSSLQRGEVMRTDDTEEDARVNVRATRAVGARSMVCVPLWREARPVGALNLVSQRVNAFDDRDVRTLELMAGLLGAAMGNAAEVEARHALMDERAAALTALQESQALFAAFMNHSPAVAYMKEEGGRRIWVNQPYRRFFGLPDDASLDRLDDMNLMPETSAAHVRKEDQAVLDSGRPSVTEGMIPSPDGSDRHWLTYRFIVNEHSGRRLLGGVALDITDRKAMQAQLVVADRLAAVGTLAAGVAHEINNPLAFVLSNLSFLAVELQSVARELPPGRTSEMEEVLREAVDGAHRVRQIVRDLRTFSRGDDEAAAAVNLQAVLESAITMARGELKMRAQIIRDYRDVPLVEGNEGRFGQVFLNLLINAAHAIPEGKPESHQVRVVLRSTEDRVIVEVHDTGVGMAPEVRARIFDPFFTTKPVGEGTGLGLSICHGIVTGFGGEIAVESEPGRGSVFRVTLPVGPRSRELGPASPRLHLAG; the protein is encoded by the coding sequence ATGAAGTACCTGTGCATCAGCGCCAACCCACACCACCGCGTGGCGGAGGAGCTTCGGCGCCAGGGCCATGAGGTGCTCGTGCGTGGGAGCGCCGCGGAGGCGGACGCGGAGCTGGTGAATGGCCGGGCGGACGTGCTCATCGTCGAGGCCGGGGCGCTGGTGAAGGACGCGCGCTGGCTGGACACCTTGCGAGGTCGTGCGCGGCCCTGGGAGCCGCTGGTGCTGGGGCTGGCGGACGCGGCGACGGACGAGGGCCTGGCGCCGCTGCTGTCCGCGGGCGTGGATGACTTCCTCGTGGCGCCATTCCCCGTGGAGCAGGTGCGCGCGCGAGGGGTGTTGTTGGAGCGGCGGGCGGCGCTGCGCCGGCGGAACCAGAACTCACAGGCCGCCGCGCGCGGAGAGATGGAGCGGCTGGCATCCATCATCCAGACACAGTCGGACGTGGCGCTGGCGGGGTTGGACCTCGCGGGCGTGATGCGCCTGCTGTGCGAGCGCGCGCAGGTGTTGTGTGGCGCGGATGGCGCGGCGGTGGCGCTCCTGAATGACGGGTTCGTGGACTACCGCGTGGCCACCGGCAGCCTGTGGCCGTACAAGGAGTTCCGCCTCAGCCTGGAGGGGAGCCTCACGGGCTCCAGCCTCCAGCGCGGCGAGGTGATGCGCACCGACGACACCGAGGAGGACGCGCGCGTCAACGTGCGCGCCACGCGGGCGGTGGGCGCGCGCTCCATGGTGTGTGTCCCGCTCTGGCGGGAGGCGCGGCCGGTGGGCGCGTTGAACCTGGTCTCCCAGCGCGTGAATGCGTTCGATGACCGGGACGTGCGCACGCTGGAGTTGATGGCGGGATTGTTGGGCGCGGCCATGGGCAACGCGGCGGAGGTGGAGGCGCGCCATGCGCTGATGGATGAGCGCGCGGCGGCGCTCACGGCCCTCCAGGAATCCCAGGCGCTGTTCGCCGCCTTCATGAATCACAGCCCCGCGGTGGCCTACATGAAGGAGGAAGGAGGCCGGCGCATCTGGGTGAACCAGCCCTACCGCCGCTTCTTCGGCCTGCCCGATGACGCGAGCCTGGACCGCCTGGACGACATGAACCTCATGCCGGAGACGTCCGCGGCGCACGTCCGGAAGGAGGACCAGGCGGTGCTCGACTCGGGGCGGCCCAGCGTGACGGAGGGGATGATTCCGTCGCCGGATGGCTCGGACCGGCACTGGCTCACGTACCGCTTCATCGTGAACGAGCACTCCGGGCGTCGGCTGCTGGGCGGTGTGGCGCTGGACATCACCGACCGCAAGGCGATGCAGGCGCAGCTCGTGGTGGCGGACCGGCTGGCGGCGGTGGGCACGCTGGCCGCGGGCGTGGCGCATGAAATCAACAACCCGCTCGCCTTCGTGCTCTCCAACCTGTCATTCCTGGCCGTCGAGCTTCAATCCGTGGCGCGCGAGCTGCCCCCGGGGCGCACGTCCGAGATGGAGGAGGTGCTGCGCGAGGCGGTGGATGGCGCGCACCGCGTCCGGCAGATTGTCCGCGACTTGAGGACGTTCTCGCGAGGCGACGACGAGGCGGCCGCCGCCGTCAACCTCCAGGCGGTGCTGGAGTCCGCCATCACCATGGCGCGCGGTGAGCTGAAGATGCGCGCGCAGATCATCCGCGACTATCGCGACGTGCCCCTCGTCGAGGGCAACGAGGGGCGCTTCGGACAGGTGTTCCTCAACCTGCTCATCAACGCCGCGCACGCCATTCCCGAAGGCAAGCCGGAGAGCCATCAGGTGCGAGTCGTGCTGCGCTCCACGGAGGACCGGGTCATCGTGGAGGTCCATGACACGGGCGTGGGCATGGCGCCCGAGGTGCGCGCGCGCATCTTCGACCCGTTCTTCACCACCAAGCCCGTGGGCGAGGGCACCGGGCTGGGCCTGTCCATCTGCCACGGCATCGTCACGGGCTTCGGCGGGGAGATCGCGGTGGAGAGCGAGCCGGGACGGGGCAGCGTCTTCCGCGTGACGCTGCCCGTGGGACCGCGCTCGCGCGAGCTGGGGCCCGCGTCGCCGCGTCTGCACCTCGCGGGGTGA
- a CDS encoding WbqC family protein, whose protein sequence is MPGSPGVVVAEQPHYLPWVDFYEQVARAGTLLVLDNVQWLRRGWQRRTRVALPANVPTPPPTEPGFQWLSIPLEDPHRDALIGELAVDARQPWARKHLNKLVTLYGQRPHFATQVLPLLEPFYDGAARESGPGSLLRLLLASTALFHESLGLKPDIRLASSLERQGDEKSARLVEYCRQLKAQTYYSGLGSSLYLQVSLFRDADVRVLWQRFRHPPYAQGREGRFVQGLSIVDVLANVPVDEVRRWLEPSPWGPFAPAPSGG, encoded by the coding sequence GTGCCGGGCAGCCCAGGAGTCGTCGTCGCCGAGCAACCGCATTACCTCCCCTGGGTGGACTTCTATGAGCAGGTGGCGCGCGCGGGCACGCTGCTGGTGCTCGACAACGTGCAGTGGTTGAGGCGCGGCTGGCAGCGAAGGACGCGTGTCGCGCTGCCCGCCAACGTGCCCACACCTCCGCCCACCGAGCCCGGCTTCCAGTGGTTGTCCATTCCCCTCGAGGACCCACACCGGGACGCGCTCATCGGCGAGCTCGCCGTGGACGCCCGGCAGCCCTGGGCACGCAAGCACCTGAACAAGCTGGTGACGCTGTATGGGCAGCGGCCCCATTTCGCCACCCAGGTATTGCCCTTGCTGGAGCCCTTCTACGACGGCGCGGCGCGCGAGTCGGGCCCCGGCTCGCTCCTGCGCCTGCTGCTGGCGAGCACCGCGCTGTTCCATGAGTCCCTGGGCCTGAAGCCAGACATCCGCCTGGCCTCCAGCCTGGAGCGCCAGGGCGACGAGAAGTCGGCGCGGCTGGTGGAGTACTGCCGCCAGCTGAAAGCCCAGACGTACTACTCGGGGTTGGGCTCATCGCTGTACTTGCAGGTGAGCCTGTTCCGGGACGCGGACGTGCGCGTGTTGTGGCAGCGCTTCAGGCACCCGCCCTATGCACAAGGACGCGAGGGGCGCTTCGTGCAGGGCCTGTCGATTGTCGACGTGCTCGCCAATGTCCCGGTGGACGAGGTGCGCCGGTGGTTGGAGCCCTCGCCCTGGGGCCCCTTCGCTCCGGCGCCCTCGGGGGGCTGA
- a CDS encoding ATPase, with protein MTLFRRPSPPAAGESSHDSSRSATPTESPSVPDSSSPVLSAPPRPRMNPQGAGSGLPERRPMAPQRPAPPSSEDPEFPTERRSALSGAAAERRPGQPQAGGSPSVIVSSSERRPPSASQAMSFPERRPQAAAPGAAPGGQDRRVAPPAPPIGGDRRSAATGSRRALDANAGNADRFWPNQPRALEDTGLTATFVEELVLKALFFAGEMRGMDLASRLQLPTSVVDDTIEGLRRQKYVDIRGGGSSGVGKSTMIYQLTPFVTDVLRQILERNRYNGPAPISFQEYVAAVKKQTVRGNRITRSKMQDKFGDLIIRDYIYDGIGPAMNSGRAIFFYGPPGNGKTAICQGMVNCFDGDIFIPHAVLIDDFVVKVFDANLHKPVEDDGTSYDRRWVRCRRPLVVVGGELTLEMLDLVYSPEVKYYEAPFQMKASNGMLLIDDFGRQKVSPRDLLNRWIVPLESDIDMLTLHTGKKLQVPFDVFAAFSTNLDPSALVDDAFLRRVRYKLEVQRPDEEQFHQIFEIMCRKRGVAYNANAIDYLIDAHYRPHNRPFAACQPRDLLDQVIDMSYYLGQEPRLDPALLDAAVHSYFVRFDRQVETTAASAS; from the coding sequence ATGACCTTGTTCAGGAGGCCGTCCCCTCCGGCGGCGGGCGAGTCGAGTCATGATTCGAGCCGCAGTGCCACCCCCACGGAGTCGCCCTCCGTGCCGGATTCGTCCAGCCCGGTCCTGAGTGCTCCTCCTCGCCCGCGGATGAACCCGCAGGGCGCCGGCTCCGGACTCCCCGAGCGTCGCCCCATGGCCCCTCAGCGTCCCGCGCCTCCCTCGTCCGAGGATCCCGAGTTCCCCACCGAGCGCCGCAGCGCCTTGTCGGGTGCCGCCGCGGAGCGCCGCCCCGGACAGCCGCAGGCCGGCGGGTCGCCTTCGGTCATCGTCTCGTCCTCGGAGCGCCGTCCACCGTCCGCCTCGCAGGCGATGAGCTTCCCGGAGCGTCGTCCCCAGGCCGCCGCGCCCGGGGCGGCTCCTGGCGGGCAGGACCGCCGCGTGGCACCCCCCGCGCCCCCCATCGGAGGGGACCGGCGCTCCGCCGCGACGGGCTCCCGACGGGCCCTGGATGCGAATGCGGGCAACGCGGACCGCTTCTGGCCCAATCAGCCGCGAGCCCTGGAGGACACGGGCCTCACCGCCACCTTCGTGGAGGAGCTGGTCCTCAAGGCGCTCTTCTTCGCGGGCGAGATGCGCGGCATGGACCTGGCCAGCCGCCTCCAGCTCCCCACCTCCGTCGTCGACGACACCATCGAGGGATTGCGCCGCCAGAAGTACGTGGACATCCGCGGCGGTGGCTCGTCCGGCGTGGGCAAGTCCACGATGATCTACCAGCTCACGCCCTTCGTGACGGACGTGCTGCGGCAGATCCTCGAGCGCAACCGCTACAACGGCCCCGCGCCCATTTCCTTCCAGGAGTATGTGGCGGCGGTGAAGAAGCAGACGGTGCGAGGCAATCGCATCACCCGCTCGAAGATGCAGGACAAGTTCGGCGACCTCATCATCCGCGACTACATCTATGACGGCATCGGCCCGGCGATGAACTCCGGCCGCGCCATCTTCTTCTACGGGCCTCCCGGCAATGGAAAGACAGCCATCTGCCAGGGCATGGTGAACTGCTTCGACGGGGACATCTTCATCCCCCACGCCGTCCTCATCGACGACTTCGTGGTGAAAGTCTTTGACGCCAACCTCCACAAGCCCGTGGAGGATGACGGCACGTCCTATGACAGGCGTTGGGTGCGCTGCCGTCGGCCGCTCGTCGTCGTGGGCGGCGAGCTGACGCTGGAGATGCTCGACCTCGTCTACTCGCCGGAGGTGAAGTACTACGAGGCCCCGTTCCAGATGAAGGCCAGCAACGGGATGCTCCTCATCGACGACTTCGGCCGTCAGAAGGTGTCGCCTCGGGACCTGCTCAACCGGTGGATCGTCCCGCTGGAGAGCGACATCGACATGCTCACCCTGCACACTGGCAAGAAGCTGCAGGTGCCCTTCGACGTGTTCGCCGCCTTCTCCACCAACCTGGACCCCAGCGCCCTCGTGGACGACGCCTTCCTGCGCCGCGTCCGCTACAAGCTGGAGGTGCAGCGCCCGGACGAAGAGCAGTTCCACCAGATTTTCGAAATCATGTGCCGCAAGCGCGGCGTGGCCTACAACGCCAACGCCATCGACTACCTCATCGACGCGCACTACCGGCCCCACAACCGGCCCTTCGCGGCCTGCCAGCCTCGCGACCTGCTCGACCAGGTCATCGACATGTCCTACTACCTGGGCCAGGAGCCCCGGCTGGACCCCGCGCTGCTGGACGCCGCCGTGCACAGCTACTTCGTGCGCTTCGACCGGCAGGTGGAGACCACCGCGGCCTCCGCGTCCTGA